Proteins from one Gossypium raimondii isolate GPD5lz chromosome 8, ASM2569854v1, whole genome shotgun sequence genomic window:
- the LOC105793293 gene encoding uncharacterized protein LOC105793293: MGCVLGQHDETRRKERAIYYLSKKFTDCEARYSLSRSYVVPWFGQLVDYATEENPPMDHVWKLSFDRASNSISNGIGAVLVSPSGDHYPFASKLDFDCTNNMAEYEACIMGIRAAIERKIKVLKVYGDSVLVIYQLKGEWETRDPKLISYRRMVLELMDEFDDITFCYLPRDENQMADALATLASMIRVNKLEDMRSIQMSISETPAHCYNIEEEEKDDHPWYLNISQYVKNREYPDQATENDKKALRRVAINYVLDGEILYKKGKD, translated from the exons ATGGGGTGCGTGTTAGGCCAGCATGATGAGACAAGGCGAAAAGAAAgggcaatatactatctcagcaagaaattcactgattgtgaagcGAGGTACTCGTTATCGAGAAGTTATGTTGTGCCCTGGTTTGGACAACTCGTAGATTACG cCACTGAAGAAAATCCCCCAATGGATCATGTGTGGAAGCTAAGTTTTGATAGAGCCTCGAATTCTATAAGTAACGGAATTGGGGCAGTTCTGGTATCTCCAagcggagatcattatccttttgCTAGCAAACTAGATTTTGATTGTACGAAcaatatggcagaatatgaagcatgcatTATGGGCATTCGTGCAGCCATCGAACGTAAAATCAAAGTACTAAAAGTGTATGGGGATTCCGtattggtgatataccaactcaagggagaatgggagacaagagacCCTAAACTGATTAGTTATCGAAGGATGGTTCTTGAATTGATGgacgagtttgatgacatcactttCTGTTACCTTCCGCGAGATGAGAACCAGATGGCTGATGCGTTGGCCACCCTAGCCTCTATGATCCGAGTGAACAAGTTAGAGGACATGAGGTCTATTCAGATGAGTATTTCTGAAACCCCGGCTCATTGCTATAATATtgaggaagaggaaaaagatgATCATCCCTGGTACCTGAATATATCACAATATGTAAAAAATCGTGAGTATCCAGATCAGGCAACAGAGAATGATAAGAAAGCATTGAGAAGGGTGGCCATTAACTATGTCTTGGATGGGGAGATTCTATACAAAAAAGGAAAGGATTAG